The Paenibacillus sophorae genome has a segment encoding these proteins:
- a CDS encoding aldo/keto reductase, with translation MSIKQQLGRTDLYVTPIGLGTNAVGGHNLFRNLNDETGKEMVRTALEHGINFLDTAYIYGPERSEQLIGEVLKEKGNRDEIIIATKGAHKLVGSDIVFDNSPAFLEASVDASLKRLQTDYIDLYYIHFPDENTPKDEAVGALQRLKEAGKIRAIGVSNFNIDQLREGNRNGYVDVIQSEYSLLARQAEKDLLPYAKEHGISFIPYFPLASGLLAGKYDRNATFSDIRANNPQFAGEAFVRNLEKVDQLRGIAKSKDTEVANLVLAWYLTRDEIDSLIPGAKKPEQILANLKTLDVKLNADEIAKIDNIFRD, from the coding sequence ATGTCTATTAAACAACAGCTTGGACGAACAGACCTTTATGTTACTCCCATTGGACTCGGCACAAATGCTGTCGGCGGGCATAACCTGTTCCGGAACCTGAACGACGAAACCGGTAAGGAGATGGTTCGTACCGCTCTGGAGCATGGTATTAACTTTCTGGACACGGCCTATATTTACGGGCCTGAACGGTCGGAGCAGCTTATTGGCGAAGTGCTTAAAGAAAAAGGCAACCGGGACGAGATCATCATCGCGACCAAAGGCGCGCATAAACTGGTTGGCAGTGATATCGTGTTCGACAACTCTCCAGCCTTTCTGGAGGCTTCGGTGGACGCCAGCCTGAAACGGCTCCAGACGGATTATATCGACCTGTATTATATACATTTTCCGGATGAGAATACGCCCAAAGACGAAGCCGTAGGCGCGCTGCAGCGCCTGAAGGAAGCGGGGAAAATCCGGGCAATCGGCGTCTCCAACTTCAACATCGACCAGCTCCGCGAGGGCAACCGAAACGGTTATGTCGATGTGATTCAATCGGAGTACAGCCTACTCGCGCGTCAAGCCGAGAAGGACCTGCTGCCTTATGCCAAAGAACACGGCATTTCTTTTATTCCGTATTTCCCGCTGGCCTCCGGGCTTCTTGCCGGCAAATACGACCGAAACGCTACCTTCTCCGATATCCGCGCGAACAATCCGCAGTTTGCCGGCGAAGCTTTTGTCCGCAACCTGGAGAAAGTGGATCAGCTCCGCGGAATCGCCAAGTCGAAGGATACGGAGGTCGCCAATCTGGTTCTTGCCTGGTATTTGACCCGGGACGAAATCGACTCGCTTATTCCGGGCGCCAAGAAGCCGGAGCAAATTCTCGCCAACCTCAAAACGCTGGATGTCAAGCTGAACGCGGATGAAATCGCGAAGATTGATAATATTTTCCGCGATTAA
- a CDS encoding GNAT family N-acetyltransferase — MEISKAEREDAAEILELQYLSYQSEAQIYNDYTIQPLMQNLSELEEELERHFVLKAVISGKIVGSVRAYQENQVCKIGKLIVHPDHQSTGIGTTLLNAIEQQFGSCRKYELFTGEKSQKNLYLYAKLGFKPCRKVEVDRHLTIIYLEKERKI, encoded by the coding sequence ATGGAAATATCGAAGGCGGAGCGGGAGGATGCGGCTGAAATATTGGAGCTTCAGTATCTGTCATACCAAAGCGAAGCGCAAATCTATAATGACTATACCATTCAGCCGCTGATGCAGAACTTAAGCGAGTTGGAAGAAGAACTGGAGAGGCACTTTGTGCTTAAAGCGGTGATCAGCGGCAAAATCGTAGGTTCCGTAAGAGCTTATCAAGAGAATCAGGTTTGCAAAATCGGCAAGCTGATTGTCCACCCGGATCATCAAAGTACCGGAATCGGGACGACCCTGCTAAATGCAATTGAACAGCAGTTTGGCAGTTGCCGCAAATATGAATTGTTCACCGGTGAAAAAAGCCAAAAAAATCTCTATCTATACGCTAAGTTGGGCTTTAAACCGTGTCGGAAGGTAGAGGTCGACCGGCACTTAACCATCATTTATTTGGAGAAGGAGCGAAAAATATGA